Proteins encoded by one window of Flavobacterium sp. N502540:
- a CDS encoding 3-hydroxyacyl-ACP dehydratase, whose protein sequence is MVLKDFYKVLSEEKTGDSKYTISILINEKHDVFKGHFPGNPIMPGVCMIQIIKELTESISKSTLIMQTLSNVKFMALINPEVNPELRLELDIVTTEEDLVKVKNTTYFNDTVALKLSNVYKKI, encoded by the coding sequence ATGGTTTTAAAAGATTTTTACAAAGTTCTTTCCGAAGAAAAAACAGGAGATTCTAAATACACAATTTCGATTCTGATCAATGAAAAACACGACGTTTTCAAAGGTCATTTTCCGGGCAATCCAATTATGCCGGGAGTTTGCATGATTCAGATTATAAAAGAACTTACGGAGTCTATCTCCAAAAGTACTTTGATAATGCAGACACTTTCCAATGTGAAATTTATGGCGCTAATCAATCCGGAAGTAAATCCGGAATTACGCTTAGAACTTGATATTGTTACAACAGAAGAAGATTTGGTTAAGGTGAAAAACACCACTTATTTTAACGACACCGTTGCGCTGAAACTGAGCAATGTGTACAAAAAAATATAA
- a CDS encoding PorT family protein has product MNKRNLIIIVLALFALTSLQAQVTFKPGLRAGASFSTFSNTRSDYKTDFYIGGFGEIKLTKIYTLQPEITYSQQGASNVKTFISYNNGNDVVSLKDLEIDYLSIAVVNKFTLKNGFQFQAGPTLDFRLQDNLLYEKSDIDLAFIMGIGYRLPSGLTFEARFKKGIVDVLDSDYYGSNANNSDYWFGDYNTNVSFQLGISYPFGK; this is encoded by the coding sequence ATGAACAAAAGAAATTTAATAATTATCGTATTGGCCTTGTTTGCCTTAACAAGTTTACAGGCACAGGTTACCTTTAAACCAGGTTTGAGAGCAGGAGCTTCTTTTTCTACATTCTCCAATACACGTTCCGACTATAAAACTGATTTTTATATAGGTGGTTTTGGTGAAATCAAATTAACCAAAATTTACACCTTACAACCCGAAATCACATACAGTCAGCAAGGTGCGAGTAACGTTAAAACTTTTATCAGTTATAATAATGGTAACGATGTTGTGAGTTTGAAAGATTTAGAAATTGATTATCTTTCCATTGCTGTAGTCAATAAATTTACTTTAAAAAATGGCTTTCAATTTCAGGCCGGCCCCACTTTAGACTTTAGATTACAGGACAATTTGCTTTATGAAAAATCAGATATTGATCTGGCTTTTATCATGGGTATTGGTTATAGATTACCATCCGGATTAACTTTTGAAGCCCGTTTCAAAAAAGGAATTGTGGATGTTCTTGACAGTGATTATTACGGAAGCAATGCCAACAATAGCGATTATTGGTTTGGTGATTATAATACAAATGTTAGTTTTCAATTAGGTATTTCATATCCTTTTGGCAAATAA
- a CDS encoding DUF2062 domain-containing protein: MIPTLPQQELLNATNFCVIVPTYNNHKTLKRVLDSVLDFTSNVIIVNDGSTDETSEILKHYSQCTQIHHPKNLGKGRALRNGFRKAIELDFEYAITIDSDGQHFATDIPNFIAEIQNHPNSLLIGSRNMTQENVPKKSSFGNKFSNFWFKFETGIQLDDTQSGYRLYPLKLIPKQFYTNKFEFEIEVIVRSAWKDIVVKNIPVQILYDPAERVSHFRPFKDFTRISILNTVLVICALLYIKPRDFFRKAKKKGFKKFFLEDILESSDSNFKKSAAIALGIFIGISPFWGFQTILLLTFATLFKLNKVIAFLASNVSFPPFIPFVIYGSLKMGSYFVSNDVMLTANGSVTLDDIQKNATQYIVGSLILASVLALSAGLVSYLLLTAFSAKNKTKIT; this comes from the coding sequence ATGATACCTACTTTACCACAGCAGGAATTACTAAACGCTACAAATTTTTGTGTGATTGTACCAACGTACAATAATCACAAAACATTGAAAAGAGTGTTGGATTCTGTTTTAGATTTCACTTCAAACGTTATTATTGTTAATGACGGCTCGACCGATGAAACTTCTGAAATTCTGAAGCACTATTCGCAATGCACTCAGATTCATCATCCTAAAAATCTGGGAAAAGGAAGAGCTTTACGAAATGGTTTCAGAAAAGCAATCGAATTAGATTTTGAGTATGCCATTACAATTGATTCAGACGGACAGCATTTTGCTACCGATATTCCGAATTTTATTGCTGAGATTCAAAACCATCCTAATTCATTATTGATTGGGAGCCGGAATATGACTCAGGAAAATGTTCCCAAAAAGAGCAGTTTCGGAAATAAGTTTTCTAATTTCTGGTTTAAATTTGAAACCGGAATTCAACTCGACGATACTCAATCCGGTTACCGACTGTACCCCTTGAAACTCATTCCGAAACAATTTTACACGAATAAATTTGAATTCGAAATTGAAGTAATAGTTCGCTCTGCCTGGAAAGATATTGTGGTTAAAAATATTCCTGTTCAAATTTTGTACGATCCTGCTGAACGAGTTTCGCACTTTCGTCCGTTTAAAGACTTTACCCGCATCAGTATATTAAATACTGTTTTGGTTATTTGCGCATTGCTGTACATCAAACCCAGAGACTTTTTTAGAAAAGCAAAAAAAAAAGGTTTTAAAAAATTCTTTTTAGAAGACATTTTAGAAAGTAGTGATTCCAATTTCAAAAAATCGGCGGCAATTGCTTTGGGAATTTTTATCGGGATTTCTCCTTTTTGGGGTTTCCAAACCATCCTGCTTTTAACTTTTGCTACCTTATTTAAGCTTAACAAAGTGATCGCTTTTCTGGCTTCAAATGTGAGTTTTCCGCCTTTCATTCCTTTTGTTATTTACGGATCTTTAAAAATGGGGAGTTACTTTGTTTCAAACGATGTTATGCTAACTGCAAATGGTTCGGTTACACTTGATGATATTCAAAAAAATGCAACACAATATATCGTGGGAAGTCTTATTTTAGCATCCGTTTTAGCGCTCTCGGCAGGTCTGGTAAGTTATTTACTTTTAACCGCTTTTAGCGCTAAAAACAAAACAAAGATTACATAA
- a CDS encoding porin family protein: MKKITVIAFVLFVGIITSNAQVKVSPGFRGGLNISDLSNMPGNSSSKSDFYIGALMAIKFNKYFTLQPELNYSRQGSEIRLSYLDFDNNTSRRRNQKAEINYLTLGAVAKFNFKGKGFHVLAGPSIDFKTNDNFDKFGENPVDVDFAIVGGVGYTLPNGLTFEARLKQGLVDIYGYDGYDYDNENRRYYDDITLNQVFQIGISYTFKVK; encoded by the coding sequence ATGAAAAAAATAACCGTAATTGCCTTTGTTTTATTTGTTGGAATTATAACGTCAAATGCCCAGGTAAAGGTTAGTCCGGGATTTCGCGGAGGTTTAAATATATCAGATTTAAGTAATATGCCGGGGAATAGCAGTTCAAAATCTGATTTTTATATTGGTGCATTAATGGCCATAAAATTCAATAAATATTTTACGCTGCAACCCGAGTTAAATTATTCGAGACAAGGTTCTGAAATTCGTCTGTCTTATTTAGATTTTGATAACAATACTTCCCGTCGCAGAAATCAGAAAGCCGAAATCAACTATCTTACACTGGGAGCTGTGGCTAAATTTAATTTTAAAGGAAAAGGTTTCCACGTGTTAGCCGGACCCTCTATAGATTTTAAAACCAATGATAATTTTGACAAATTTGGAGAGAACCCTGTTGATGTTGACTTTGCCATTGTTGGTGGAGTTGGGTATACCCTTCCAAATGGATTAACTTTTGAAGCCCGATTAAAACAAGGTTTAGTTGATATTTATGGTTACGACGGATATGATTATGATAATGAAAACAGACGCTATTATGATGACATTACTTTAAATCAGGTTTTCCAAATTGGTATTAGCTACACTTTCAAAGTAAAATAA
- a CDS encoding 1-acyl-sn-glycerol-3-phosphate acyltransferase: protein MHQYFYAIHMFVNRRKSLSVVLAILILFVFGFFASQIKFEEDITKLIPTNDKTDVTAKVLKQLNFADKTTVIFKLDKNGTEDDLKEMATAFSDSVTQSCKPYVSGIQGKIDEENIQETIDFVYHNLPLFLENKDYEVLQSKLQKDSIAATVQGNYKSIIAPSGFITKDFILQDPLGISFIALKKLQQLNIGDDFTLDNGFVMTKDKKKLLLFITSNLPSSETEQNTIFAAKLKSIQDNLNQKFKTKTSIHYFGSALIAVANANQIKSDIILTTSIAMFTLMLILILFYRKVLIPVIIFLPTVFGALFAIAFLYFVKEQISAISLGIGSILLGITIDYSLHILTHYKHNSDIKTLYKDITMPVIMSSSTTAVAFLCLLFVKSDALNDLGIFAAVIVMASAFFSLLIIPHLYKPKENNVEHKKNVIDKLAHFSFHNNKFLIGFCILIVIVSCFTYKNVGFNNDLSQLNFIPTEIKAAEKDLEESTSLTSKTIYVAAYGNSMEEVLRNNSALFSDLSKEKQNGKILNFSSVGGIMLSQKEQQQKIDRWNSFWDTNKKQLLQTHLIVEGSKLGFKPTTYTSFFDHLNFNFKPISAQEYLKIQALQLKEFVTEKKGFFTISTLVKVSPEQRDSFVKSTDTKQNLIAIDRQQMNETFFSTLKTDFNTLVNYSFIAVILILFFFFRRLELVIVSCIPIALTGIVTAGIMGIFGLQMNIFSLIVCTLIFGHGVDFSIFMTSALQKEYTTGKNEIAIYRTSIILAVITTILGIGAMIFAKHPALRSISSVSLIGVFAALIITFIFYPILFKIFISNRSKKGNPPFVLRTFIHGVISFFYYGMGGILMSLFSITIMPLIPIKEKTKMKAFRYVISKFMKSVLYSNPFIHKKVVNKFGETFEKPAIIIANHSSFIDILAMGMLSPKIIFLVSDWVYNSPIFGGTVRKAGFYPVSEGIEGGVEHLRQKVNEGYSLMIFPEGTRSESNQVKRFHKGAFYLAEEFNLDIIPVVIHGASEAIPKGDFVIHHSHLTISILERISPDNTSFGKNYAERTKQMSAFFKEEYQKIRQQLEGPDYFKKMLLHSFDYKEIEIINNVKSDLKENLEVYYRLNKQLSAKDRILHLSNDYGQLDVLLTLQEPQRKITSFNFDEEKRAISKTNYFLKKRKISYLDTLEPALQNQYDVLLISDKNQVNDLEKIISLTSTVILLNPSDLKNTLITFDFECIFEDNSIIVLKKKGA, encoded by the coding sequence ATGCATCAATACTTCTACGCCATTCATATGTTTGTAAACCGAAGAAAATCTTTATCGGTTGTTCTGGCTATTTTGATCCTTTTTGTTTTTGGATTTTTTGCCTCTCAAATTAAATTTGAAGAGGATATTACCAAACTGATTCCCACGAATGATAAAACAGATGTCACGGCAAAAGTGCTCAAACAGCTTAATTTTGCTGATAAAACTACCGTTATTTTCAAACTCGATAAAAACGGTACCGAAGACGATCTAAAAGAAATGGCAACTGCTTTTTCAGACAGTGTTACTCAATCCTGCAAACCCTATGTAAGCGGTATTCAGGGAAAAATTGACGAAGAAAATATTCAGGAAACCATCGATTTTGTCTACCACAATCTGCCTCTTTTTCTGGAAAATAAAGATTACGAAGTCCTGCAAAGTAAACTTCAAAAAGACAGCATCGCGGCGACAGTTCAAGGAAATTATAAATCAATTATCGCTCCATCCGGATTTATCACGAAAGATTTTATTTTACAGGATCCGTTGGGAATCTCCTTTATCGCTTTAAAAAAATTACAGCAATTAAATATTGGTGACGATTTTACGCTTGACAATGGTTTTGTCATGACCAAAGACAAAAAGAAATTACTTCTTTTTATTACCTCAAATCTTCCTTCAAGCGAAACCGAACAGAATACCATTTTTGCAGCAAAACTGAAATCCATTCAGGACAATCTGAATCAGAAATTCAAAACCAAAACCTCGATTCATTATTTTGGCTCTGCCCTGATTGCAGTCGCAAATGCCAATCAAATCAAAAGTGATATCATCCTGACCACATCAATCGCGATGTTTACACTCATGCTCATTTTGATTTTGTTTTATAGAAAAGTATTGATTCCGGTAATTATTTTTCTTCCTACTGTTTTTGGTGCTTTGTTTGCCATCGCCTTTTTATATTTTGTAAAAGAACAAATTTCTGCTATTTCATTAGGAATTGGTTCTATTTTACTGGGAATCACCATTGATTATTCCCTTCATATTCTCACGCACTACAAGCATAACAGCGATATAAAAACCTTGTACAAAGACATTACTATGCCGGTAATCATGAGCAGTTCAACAACGGCTGTTGCCTTTTTGTGCCTGCTTTTTGTAAAATCAGATGCCTTAAATGACTTGGGAATTTTTGCTGCCGTTATCGTAATGGCTTCGGCATTTTTCTCTCTTTTAATTATTCCGCATCTCTACAAACCGAAAGAGAATAACGTAGAACACAAGAAAAATGTGATTGATAAACTGGCTCATTTTTCCTTTCACAACAACAAATTTCTAATTGGTTTTTGCATTTTAATAGTTATTGTTTCCTGCTTTACTTATAAGAATGTAGGATTCAACAACGATTTGTCACAACTGAATTTTATTCCGACAGAAATAAAAGCGGCTGAAAAAGATCTGGAAGAAAGCACTAGCCTCACCTCCAAAACCATTTATGTCGCAGCCTACGGAAATAGTATGGAAGAGGTTTTACGAAATAACTCTGCCCTGTTCTCCGATTTATCAAAAGAAAAACAAAACGGCAAAATATTGAATTTTAGTTCTGTTGGCGGTATTATGCTTTCGCAAAAGGAGCAACAGCAAAAAATCGATCGTTGGAATTCGTTTTGGGACACCAACAAAAAACAGCTTTTACAAACACACCTAATTGTCGAAGGTTCCAAACTCGGATTTAAACCTACGACTTATACCTCTTTTTTCGATCATTTGAATTTCAATTTCAAACCCATTTCCGCACAGGAATATTTGAAAATACAGGCTTTACAACTGAAAGAATTTGTAACCGAAAAAAAGGGATTCTTCACCATTTCTACTCTCGTAAAAGTGAGCCCTGAACAAAGAGATTCTTTCGTAAAATCAACTGATACTAAACAAAATCTGATTGCTATTGATCGTCAGCAGATGAATGAAACGTTTTTCAGTACTTTAAAAACCGATTTCAACACACTGGTAAATTACTCGTTTATAGCGGTGATTCTAATTTTATTCTTCTTTTTCCGAAGACTGGAATTGGTTATTGTAAGCTGTATTCCAATTGCTTTAACGGGAATTGTTACGGCTGGGATTATGGGCATTTTTGGACTTCAGATGAATATATTCAGCTTGATTGTCTGTACCCTGATTTTTGGTCACGGTGTCGATTTCAGTATTTTTATGACCAGTGCCCTTCAAAAAGAATACACGACCGGAAAAAACGAAATTGCCATTTACCGAACCTCTATCATTCTTGCCGTAATCACAACAATTTTAGGAATCGGTGCAATGATTTTTGCTAAGCATCCGGCTTTGAGATCTATTTCATCCGTGTCTTTAATCGGGGTTTTTGCGGCACTTATTATTACGTTTATTTTCTACCCTATTCTTTTTAAAATATTCATTTCAAACCGTTCAAAAAAAGGAAATCCTCCGTTTGTCTTACGCACTTTTATACACGGTGTCATCTCTTTTTTCTATTACGGTATGGGCGGAATTTTGATGTCGCTTTTCAGCATCACTATTATGCCGCTTATTCCAATAAAGGAGAAAACAAAAATGAAAGCCTTCCGATACGTGATCTCAAAATTCATGAAATCGGTGCTTTATTCCAATCCGTTTATTCATAAAAAAGTCGTGAATAAATTTGGAGAAACCTTCGAAAAACCGGCCATTATTATTGCCAACCATTCTTCGTTCATTGATATTTTGGCAATGGGAATGTTGAGCCCTAAAATTATATTTTTAGTAAGTGACTGGGTGTACAACTCTCCTATTTTTGGCGGTACCGTTAGAAAAGCAGGTTTTTATCCGGTTTCGGAAGGAATTGAAGGTGGAGTAGAACATTTGCGCCAAAAAGTAAACGAAGGGTATTCGTTAATGATTTTCCCCGAAGGAACGCGTTCTGAGAGCAATCAGGTTAAACGTTTTCATAAAGGAGCTTTTTATCTGGCTGAAGAATTTAATCTGGATATTATTCCTGTGGTCATTCACGGAGCATCAGAAGCGATTCCAAAAGGCGATTTTGTCATTCATCACAGCCATCTTACGATTTCAATTCTGGAAAGAATTTCTCCGGACAATACTTCTTTCGGAAAAAATTATGCTGAGAGAACCAAGCAAATGAGTGCTTTTTTCAAAGAAGAGTACCAAAAAATCCGTCAACAATTAGAAGGCCCGGACTATTTCAAAAAAATGCTTTTACACAGTTTCGATTATAAAGAAATCGAAATCATCAATAACGTCAAGAGCGATTTAAAAGAGAATCTGGAAGTCTATTATCGTTTAAACAAACAGCTTTCGGCGAAAGACAGAATACTCCATTTATCCAATGATTATGGACAATTAGATGTATTACTGACCTTGCAGGAGCCTCAGCGAAAAATAACTTCGTTTAATTTTGACGAAGAAAAACGAGCGATTTCAAAAACCAATTATTTCCTCAAAAAAAGAAAAATCTCTTATTTAGATACGCTTGAACCGGCTTTGCAAAATCAATATGATGTTCTTTTGATTTCCGATAAGAATCAGGTGAATGATCTTGAAAAAATCATTTCTCTAACTTCTACAGTAATCTTGCTCAATCCTTCTGATTTAAAAAACACTTTGATTACATTTGACTTTGAATGTATTTTTGAAGATAACAGTATAATTGTATTAAAGAAAAAAGGAGCATGA